The window CCGTGGCGCAACAAACGTTGCGTCCGGACCGTCTGATTGTGCTCGATAACTGCTCGACCGACGGCACGGAGCGGCTGGTGAAGGAATTCCGCCCCATCCAGTGTGAATGGAGCCGGAACTCGCAAAACATCGGGTTGTTCGGCAATTGCAATCGCGCCCTCGATTTTGCCCCGCAATGCGAATACCTGCACTTGCTTTGCGCCGATGACCTCATCGCGCCCGCCTTTTATGAGCGGCTGACGGCGGAGTTGGCGGCCTGCCAGGGCCGCGGGCTGGCGTACTCGCTGGATGAGCGAATCGACGAGCAGGACCGGCGCCTGAGCCTTTCAGGGAAGGCCACCGGTCAGGCAGAGGTAATCCCAGTGGACACTTTCCTCCGACGAAAGGCCGAAATCGCCAACCAGGCCTTTAGCGGCAGTCTGATGCGGACCAATTGCCAGGAAGCCCCCTGCAGGTTCCGCCTTGATATGCCGATCCTTGCTGATGTTGCCTGGTGGGCCGCCTGGGGCCGGCATTGCAGCCGGATTGTCCAGGTCAATCTCCCCCTCTGCAAATACCGCTGGCACGGCGACAACACTACCAACCTGGTCATGCCCGGCATGGACGCCCTCATTCTGGACGAATGGCGCGTGATGCAGTTGAACGAACAACTCCGCAACGGTCATTCGGGCCTCGTGCGCAGATTCAAGCTCAAGGGGTTGTTTGCCGTGCGGACCGGGATCAAGGCCAAGCGGATTCGCCAGCAACGCAACCCGGATTATTCGCGCGAAATTGTTAAACAAGGCAAACAGATTTCCGGCCCGTTGGCGTGGTATATGGGCCAGGCGGTGGTTGAGGCCCGAGACGCCCTCATTTATGGCCTGCTGCGGCGCCCGCGCCATCCCAAGAACGTCTATAGTTGATGAGCGCCGACTCGATCCAAATCCGCGCGCGGCCAGCGCCAAGTTGTCTGCTGTGCGGGACCGAGGGCCGGCTTCTGTATGAGGACCTGCCCGACCGCTCCTTCTCGGCGCCCGGCAGGTGGAATCTGCGTCGCTGCCCGGACGCCGGCTGCGGCCTGGTGTGGCTGGACCCGGTCCCCATCGAGGAGGACATCGGGTTGGCTTATCACGGCTATTACACACACAGCCAGCCGGAGCCGGGCCCCAGCCTGGTGCGCGATGCGTGCTGGGCGGTCTGGCACAGCTATCTCGGAGCGCGCTTCGGTTATACCTGCGAGGTTGGCCCGAAATGGCGGCGCTCTCTGGCCCCGTTGGCCCTGTTGCATCCCGGCGGACGCGATGAACTGGATGCGGCCGCCATGCACCTTCCGGCGCCCCGGGGACCCGCGCGGGTGCTCGATGTAGGCTGCGGCAGCGGCGTGCTCCTGGCCCGCATGCAGCGATTCGGTTGGGAGGTTGAGGGCGTCGAGGTCGATCCGGGCGGCGTTGCGGCTGCCCGGGCGCGGGGCGTGCCGGTCCGCCTCGGCACTTTGGAACAACAGACCTACCCGGACGATTCGTTCCATGCGATCCATTCGGCGCACGTCATTGAGCATGTCCATGATCCCCTGCGGTTGCTGAGGGAATGCCGCCGAATTCTCAAGCCGGGCGGCGCACTGGTGCTCCTGACACCCAACATCGAAAGCTGGGGGCATCGGCGCTTCCGCGAGGCCTGGCTCAACCTGGACCCGCCCCGGCACCTGGCGCTCTTCTCAATGAAAACACTCAGACGAGCGCTGGAACAAAGCGGCCTGAGGGTCAAGCGGCTCGATACCACGGCGCGCAATGCATGGGTTTATGGCGCGCTCAGTCAGCGCATCCGCAAGACTGGCCGAGGAGACATGAAAGAATTGGGCAAGCCGGCAAACCTTCTGCGCGGGCTGGCATACCAACTCAGGCAGCGTTGGGCGCTGCGTGGCCACCCCGACGCTGGGGACGAGGTGCGGGTTTTTGCGGAGAAAGGATGAGAGAGAAATGGTGAAGGAGAAAGGATGAAGGATGAGGGATAAGGGACCAACCAATTCATCCTTCATCCTTCATCCCTCATCCTTGTTTCTGGCACCGCATGAACGAACACGAAGAGATTCGCCAAGCACCGCCTATGACAAAGCCAGGCATTGTAGTCCTCGGTGGTTTGATTTGGCTCCTGGCGTCTGCCAGCTCTTTCGTGTCTCGCTGCTGCAGTTGGCCCATGCTCCCGCCTCTGAATGATGAAGCAATTGTCAATCTTCGTTTTCCTGGGGCTCCTGTTTGCCGCTCCCGGTGAAATCCTGAACCAGATTCTGGCTCGGCATGATGTCCGGGCATTTGGGAACACCATGATCAGCTACGTGGTGCTGCTCGTGATTGGTCAGTTCGTGAGCAAAGGCATCGGCGCGGTCTGTCCAAAATCCAAGGCAAAGCTGATCTACTATCTGCTTTTCGGCTCTCTTGGGCTGATGGTCGAGTGGTTCCTGTTGGGAAACGCGCCTGTCCTGGAGCCGTTCCAGGTGATTACACAGCCAGGCATGTTCACGTATTGGGGAACCCTGCTATTGGCGCCTTGCTTGATAATGGAGCCGGGTTTTGGACCATTAAAGCGGTCATTTGCCAGGTTCTTTGCGATGTTCTCTCTGCTGTACCTGGTGGTCGCATTGGTGGTGCCGCGAGACAAAGGCGGCATCTTCTTCGGTTTCATCCTGTTCGCGGCTGGGACGACGGCGCTCAACTACTTTTACGCA is drawn from Verrucomicrobiia bacterium and contains these coding sequences:
- a CDS encoding glycosyltransferase family A protein, which encodes MSSKIITVIPVYNGERFIRQTLESVAQQTLRPDRLIVLDNCSTDGTERLVKEFRPIQCEWSRNSQNIGLFGNCNRALDFAPQCEYLHLLCADDLIAPAFYERLTAELAACQGRGLAYSLDERIDEQDRRLSLSGKATGQAEVIPVDTFLRRKAEIANQAFSGSLMRTNCQEAPCRFRLDMPILADVAWWAAWGRHCSRIVQVNLPLCKYRWHGDNTTNLVMPGMDALILDEWRVMQLNEQLRNGHSGLVRRFKLKGLFAVRTGIKAKRIRQQRNPDYSREIVKQGKQISGPLAWYMGQAVVEARDALIYGLLRRPRHPKNVYS
- a CDS encoding class I SAM-dependent methyltransferase is translated as MSADSIQIRARPAPSCLLCGTEGRLLYEDLPDRSFSAPGRWNLRRCPDAGCGLVWLDPVPIEEDIGLAYHGYYTHSQPEPGPSLVRDACWAVWHSYLGARFGYTCEVGPKWRRSLAPLALLHPGGRDELDAAAMHLPAPRGPARVLDVGCGSGVLLARMQRFGWEVEGVEVDPGGVAAARARGVPVRLGTLEQQTYPDDSFHAIHSAHVIEHVHDPLRLLRECRRILKPGGALVLLTPNIESWGHRRFREAWLNLDPPRHLALFSMKTLRRALEQSGLRVKRLDTTARNAWVYGALSQRIRKTGRGDMKELGKPANLLRGLAYQLRQRWALRGHPDAGDEVRVFAEKG